DNA sequence from the Amycolatopsis sp. Hca4 genome:
CTGCCGTGAGAGCCGCGTCACTGGTCCTCGGGTTTCCAATAGTAGGAAGTCAAAGTATTTTGGGGGGATGAGCAGCGAGCTGTACCGCCCCGTGCACCCCGTCCGCTTCGTGACGGCGTCGAGTCTCTTCGACGGGCACGACGCGTCGATCAACATCATGCGGCGGATCCTGCAGTCCCAGGGCGCGGAAGTGGTCCACCTCGGCCACAACCGGTCGGTCGACGAGGTCGCCACGGCGGCCATCGCCGAGGACGTCCAGGGTGTCGCCATCTCTGCTTACCAGGGTGGGCACGTCGAGTACTTCTCCTACCTGGTCGAGCTGCTGCGTGAACGCGGCGCCGGGCACATCAAGGTCTTCGGCGGCGGGGGCGGGGTGATCGTGCGCGAGGAGATCGAGCTGCTGCACTCGCGCGGCGTCGCCCGGATCTTCTCGCCCGAGGACGGCTACGAGATGGGCCTGCCGGGCATGATCAACTTCATGATCAAGGCCTGCGACGTCGACCTCGCGGCCGAGGCGCCCTCGCTGGACAAGGTGCTTTCCGGGGACGTCGCCGCGCTCTCGCGGGTCATCACCCAGCTGCAGGCTTCGCAGCTGCCCGGCGATCTGCTGGGCGGGATCACCGAGGCCGCGGGCAAGCGGGAGGTGCCGGTGCTCGGCATCACCGGCACCGGCGGCTCGGGCAAGTCGTCGCTCACCGACGAGCTGATCCGCCGCTTCCGCCTCGACCAGGAGGACAAGCTGCGGATCGCGGTGCTCGCCGTCGACCCCTCGCGGCGCAAGGGCGGCGGCGCGCTGCTCGGCGACCGCATCCGGATGAACTGCCTCGACGGCTCCCCGGTCTACTTCCGCTCGCTGGCCACCCGCACGACGTCGGGGGAGATCCCGGCCGGGCTGAGCGAGTCCATCCTGGCCTGCAAGGCCGCCGGGTACGACCTGGTGATCGTGGAGACGCCGGGGATCGGCCAGGGCGATGCCGGCATCGTCGACTTCGTGGACGAATCGCTGTATGTGATGACGCCGGAGTTCGGCGCCGCGTCGCAGCTGGAGAAGATCGACATGCTCGACTTCGCCGACGTCGTCGCGATCAACAAGTTCGAGCGCCGCGGCGCCGAGGACGCCCGCCGCGACGTCGCGCGCCAGCTGGTGCGCAACCGCGAGGCCTTCTCGTCGGCGCCGGAGGACATGCCGGTGTACGGCACGAGCGCGGCGAAGTTCAACGACGACGGCGTCACCGCGCTGTACCAGCACCTGCGCGGGATGCTCGCCGAGCGGGGCCTCGGCGTGTCCGCGGGGACGCTGCCGCAGGTCGAAGGCAAGGTGTCCACGGACGCCTCGACGATCATCCCGGGCAACCGGTCCCGGTACCTGGCCGAGATTTCCGACACCGTGCGCGGTTACCACGCGAAGACGCAGGCGCAGGTCGCCGCGGTCCGCAAGCGTGACGCACTGGCCCTCGCGCGCGAAGAACTGGCCAAGGCGGACGCGTCGACCGACGCGCTGGACGGCCTGCTCGCCGCCGCGGAGTCCGATGTGGACGGCGAGTCGGCAAAGCTCCTCGAGCGGTTCCGGTCGCTCGCCGAGGAGTACCGCCAGGACGAGCTGGTCGTGAAGATCCGCGACAAGGAGCTGCGCACGCAGCTGTGGCGCGACACGCTGTCGGGCAACCGGATCCCGCGCGTCGCCCTGCCGCGGTACGCCGAGTCCGGCGAGCTGCTGTCGTTCCTGCGCCGCGAGAACCTGCCGGGCTACTTCCCGTACACCGCGGGCGTGTTCCCGTTCAAGCGCGACGGCGAGGACCCGGCGCGGATGTTCGCCGGCGAGGGCGACGCGTTCCGCACCAACCGCCGGTTCAAGCTGCTGTCGGCCGATTCCGAAGCCAAGCGGCTGTCCACGGCGTTCGACTCGGTGACCCTCTACGGCCACGACCCCGACACGCGTCCCGACATCTACGGCAAGGTCGGCACGTCGGGCGTGTCCATCGCGACCCTCGACGACATGAAGGTCCTCTACGACGGCTTCGACCTGACCGCGCCGAACACGTCGGTGTCGATGACCATCAACGGCCCGGCGCCGACGATCCTGGCCTTCTTCCTCAACACGGCGATCGACCAGAAGCTGACGGCGTTCCGCGAGGAGCACGGGCGCGAGCCGTCCGACGCCGAAGCCGCCGAGCTGCGCGAATGGGTGCTGAAGAACGTCCGCGGCACGGTGCAGGCCGACATCCTCAAGGAGGACCAGGGCCAGAACACCTGCATCTTCTCCACCGAGTTCAGCCTCCGGATGATGGCCGACATCCAGGAGTGGTTCATCGAGCACGGCGTGCGCAACTTCTACTCGGTGTCCATCTCCGGCTACCACATCGCCGAGGCCGGGGCGAACCCGATCTCGCAGCTGGCGTTCACGCTGTCCAACGGCTTCACCTACGTCGAGTCGTACCTCGCGCGCGGCATGGACATCGACGACTTCGCGCCGAACCTGTCGTTCTTCTTCTCCAACGGCATGGACGCGGAGTACTCGGTGCTCGGCCGGGTGGCGCGGCGGATCTGGGCGGTGGCCATGCGCGAGCGCTACGGCGCGAACGAGCGGTCGCAGAAGCTCAAGTACCACGTGCAGACGTCCGGGCGGTCGCTGCACGCGCAGGAGATGAGCTTCAACGACATCCGGACCACGCTGCAGGCGCTGTGCGCGCTGTACGACAACGCGAACTCCTTGCACACCAACGCGTTCGACGAGGCGATCACGACGCCGTCGGAGTCGTCGGTGCGCCGCGCGATGGCCATCCAGATGATCATCAACAAGGAGTGGGGCCTGTCGAAGAACGAGAACCCGCTGCAGGGTTCGTTCGTCATCGACGAGCTGACCGACCTGGTCGAGGAGGCCGTGCTGGCCGAGTTCGACCGCATTTCCGAGCGCGGCGGCGTGCTGGGCGCGATGGAGACCGGCTACCAGCGCGGCAAGATCCAGGACGAGTCGATCCTGTACGAGCGCAAGAAGCACGACGGCTCGCTGCCGATCATCGGCGTCAACACCTTCCGCAACCCGCACGCGGGGGAGGAGGACGTCGAGGTCGAGCTGGCCCGGGCGACCGAGGACGAGAAGAAGTCCCAGCTGGACCGCCTCGCGGACTTCCAGCACCGCCACCACGAGGAGGCCCAGCAGGCCCTCAAGGCCCTGAGGGAGGCGGCCACCCGCGGCGGCAACCTGTTCGGGGTGCTGATGGACGCGGCCCGGGTGTGCTCGCTGGGCCAGATCACGGAGGCGTTCTTCGAGGTCGGCGGCCAGTACCGGCGCAACGTCTAGCGGCGTACCGCCTTCAGCCGCCACACGGGGACCAGGACCCGGCCGTCCGCGTCGGTGCGCAACCGGCGTCGGCCAGCGCGACGACCCCGGGCTGCGGGGCACCGGGGTCCCACGGCCGCCCTTATTCAACGTACGGTGAGATCACTTCATCCTGCACCCGATGTCACCCCGGTGGTAGTCCTGGAGACATGAAATTCGGGATCTCGACGTTCGTGACCGACGAGGGCATCCGGCCGGACGTGCTGGGCGCGGCGCTGGAAGAGCGCGGCTTCGACTCGCTGTGGCTGGCCGAGCACTCGCACATCCCGGTGAGCCGGGAAAGCCCGTACCCGGGCGGCGGCGACCTGCCGCGCGTGTACTACCGCACGCTGGACCCGTTCGTGGCGCTGACCGCCGCGGCGACGGCGACGTCGGAGCTGCTGCTCGGCACCGGCATCGCCCTGCTGATCCAGCGC
Encoded proteins:
- the icmF gene encoding fused isobutyryl-CoA mutase/GTPase IcmF, which gives rise to MSSELYRPVHPVRFVTASSLFDGHDASINIMRRILQSQGAEVVHLGHNRSVDEVATAAIAEDVQGVAISAYQGGHVEYFSYLVELLRERGAGHIKVFGGGGGVIVREEIELLHSRGVARIFSPEDGYEMGLPGMINFMIKACDVDLAAEAPSLDKVLSGDVAALSRVITQLQASQLPGDLLGGITEAAGKREVPVLGITGTGGSGKSSLTDELIRRFRLDQEDKLRIAVLAVDPSRRKGGGALLGDRIRMNCLDGSPVYFRSLATRTTSGEIPAGLSESILACKAAGYDLVIVETPGIGQGDAGIVDFVDESLYVMTPEFGAASQLEKIDMLDFADVVAINKFERRGAEDARRDVARQLVRNREAFSSAPEDMPVYGTSAAKFNDDGVTALYQHLRGMLAERGLGVSAGTLPQVEGKVSTDASTIIPGNRSRYLAEISDTVRGYHAKTQAQVAAVRKRDALALAREELAKADASTDALDGLLAAAESDVDGESAKLLERFRSLAEEYRQDELVVKIRDKELRTQLWRDTLSGNRIPRVALPRYAESGELLSFLRRENLPGYFPYTAGVFPFKRDGEDPARMFAGEGDAFRTNRRFKLLSADSEAKRLSTAFDSVTLYGHDPDTRPDIYGKVGTSGVSIATLDDMKVLYDGFDLTAPNTSVSMTINGPAPTILAFFLNTAIDQKLTAFREEHGREPSDAEAAELREWVLKNVRGTVQADILKEDQGQNTCIFSTEFSLRMMADIQEWFIEHGVRNFYSVSISGYHIAEAGANPISQLAFTLSNGFTYVESYLARGMDIDDFAPNLSFFFSNGMDAEYSVLGRVARRIWAVAMRERYGANERSQKLKYHVQTSGRSLHAQEMSFNDIRTTLQALCALYDNANSLHTNAFDEAITTPSESSVRRAMAIQMIINKEWGLSKNENPLQGSFVIDELTDLVEEAVLAEFDRISERGGVLGAMETGYQRGKIQDESILYERKKHDGSLPIIGVNTFRNPHAGEEDVEVELARATEDEKKSQLDRLADFQHRHHEEAQQALKALREAATRGGNLFGVLMDAARVCSLGQITEAFFEVGGQYRRNV